From Xiphophorus couchianus chromosome 23, X_couchianus-1.0, whole genome shotgun sequence, one genomic window encodes:
- the hbegfa gene encoding heparin-binding EGF-like growth factor a — protein sequence MRIFPVVLLLVHSLVVSRLASGAAVDRHEGDRQRHTSVFNLLDTTRDRRAEEERTGATIVQHGQEGKEEEEDDGYYYDDESEDEMSGDYDMDLPRVAMSSKPKDPSSLPEPRNTEETQRRGKGIKKGKGKGKKRNPCLKKYKDFCIHGTCLYLRELRAPSCVCHPDYSGERCQLFTLPVHTPEGYSRTTALAVIAVVLSSVCLTIIGLLLMLRFHKRGAYDVESEEKVKLGLASNN from the exons ATGAGGATTTTCCCCGTTGTGCTCCTGCTTGTTCACAGCTTGG TTGTGTCCAGACTGGCCAGTGGGGCTGCAGTCGATCGGCATGAGGGCGACAGGCAGCGGCACACGTCTGTCTTCAACCTCTTAGACACAACCAGGGACCGGAGGGCTGAGGAGGAGCGCACAGGTGCCACAATAGTGCAGCATGGCCAGGAAGgcaaggaagaggaggaggatgatggaTATTATTACGATGATGAGTCTGAAGACGAAATGTCTGGAGACTATGACATGGATCTGCCACGAG TCGCCATGTCAAGCAAACCCAAAGACCCATCATCCCTCCCGGAGCCCCGAAACACAGAAGAAACTCAAAGAAGAGGAAAGGGAATAAAGAAAGGGAAAGGCAAGGGAAAGAAGAGGAATCCATGTCTGAAAAAGTACAAGGACTTTTGCATTCATGGCACCTGCCTGTACCTGAGGGAACTCCGTGCCCCATCTTGTGT CTGCCATCCAGATTACTCTGGCGAAAGGTGCCAGTTATTTACGCTGCCTGTCCATACCCCGGAGGGCTACAGCAGGACCACGGCTTTAGCAGTGATAGCTGTGGTGCTTTCATCCGTTTGCCTCACCATCATCGGCCTCTTATTAATGCTAAG gttTCACAAGCGTGGAGCGTATGATGTAGAGAGCGAGGAGAAGGTGAAGTTGGGGCTGGCGTCCAACAACTGA